The following proteins are co-located in the Citrobacter freundii ATCC 8090 = MTCC 1658 = NBRC 12681 genome:
- the folB gene encoding bifunctional dihydroneopterin aldolase/7,8-dihydroneopterin epimerase has protein sequence MDIVFIEQLSVITTIGVYDWEQTIEQRLVFDIEMAWDNRKSAKSDDVADCLSYADIAQTVVNHVEGGRFALVERVAEEVADLLLNRFNSPWVRIKLSKPGAVARAANVGVVIERGNNLKENN, from the coding sequence ATGGATATTGTATTTATAGAGCAACTTTCTGTAATCACCACTATTGGTGTTTACGACTGGGAACAAACGATCGAACAACGGTTGGTGTTCGATATCGAAATGGCATGGGATAACCGCAAATCAGCTAAAAGCGATGATGTGGCTGATTGCCTGAGCTATGCTGATATTGCTCAAACGGTTGTTAATCATGTGGAAGGTGGGCGTTTTGCGCTGGTAGAACGTGTAGCGGAAGAGGTGGCGGATTTGCTACTTAACCGCTTTAATTCACCGTGGGTGCGGATCAAACTCAGCAAACCTGGCGCGGTAGCCCGTGCGGCAAACGTCGGGGTCGTCATTGAGCGTGGCAATAATCTGAAAGAAAATAATTAA
- the plsY gene encoding glycerol-3-phosphate 1-O-acyltransferase PlsY: MSAIAPGMIIFAYLCGSISSAILVCRLAGLPDPRDSGSGNPGATNVLRIGGKGAAVAVLIFDVLKGMLPVWGAYALGVSPFWLGLIAIAACLGHIWPVFFGFKGGKGVATAFGAIAPIGWDLTGVMAGTWLLTVLLSGYSSLGAIVSALIAPFYVWWFNPQFTFPVSMLSCLILLRHHDNIQRLWRRQEPKIWTKLKKKREKDPE, from the coding sequence ATGAGTGCAATCGCGCCTGGAATGATTATCTTCGCGTACCTCTGTGGCTCAATTTCCAGTGCTATTCTGGTATGCCGCCTTGCTGGATTGCCGGACCCGCGCGACAGCGGCTCTGGGAATCCGGGCGCGACAAACGTGCTGCGCATCGGTGGCAAGGGAGCCGCCGTCGCGGTACTGATTTTCGACGTCCTGAAAGGTATGTTACCCGTCTGGGGTGCCTATGCGCTAGGCGTCAGCCCCTTCTGGCTGGGATTGATCGCAATCGCCGCCTGTCTGGGACACATTTGGCCGGTATTTTTCGGCTTTAAAGGTGGAAAAGGCGTTGCCACCGCCTTTGGCGCAATTGCGCCGATTGGCTGGGACTTAACCGGCGTGATGGCCGGAACCTGGCTACTAACCGTCCTGTTAAGCGGCTATTCGTCGTTAGGCGCTATCGTCAGTGCGCTGATCGCCCCTTTTTACGTCTGGTGGTTCAATCCCCAGTTCACTTTCCCGGTGTCCATGTTGTCGTGCTTAATTCTGCTTCGTCACCATGACAACATTCAGCGTCTGTGGCGTCGTCAGGAGCCGAAGATCTGGACCAAGCTAAAGAAAAAACGCGAAAAAGACCCCGAGTGA
- the ttdR gene encoding L-tartrate utilization transcriptional activator TtdR, whose protein sequence is MLNTYPLAKDLQVLVEIVHSGSFSAAAATLGQTPAFVTKRIQILESTLGATLLSRSARGVALTESGQRCYEHAQAILAGYQHLVDDVTQLKTRPAGMIRIGCSFGFGRSYIAPAITELMHSYPELQVHFELYDRQIDLAQDNIDLDIRINDEIPDYYIAHLLTKNKRILCAAPPYLQKYGEPTTLQELIRHDCLVTKERDMTHGVWELDNGQEKKSVKVAGHLSSNSGEIVLQWALQGKGIMLRSEWDVQPFLASGELVRVLSDYAQSANIWAVYQVPLYRSVKLRVCVEFLATWCQNRLGKPVEGYHIPEAG, encoded by the coding sequence ATGCTGAATACGTATCCCCTGGCGAAAGACCTACAGGTGCTGGTTGAAATTGTTCATAGCGGCAGCTTTAGCGCCGCCGCTGCGACGCTGGGCCAGACGCCAGCGTTTGTGACGAAGCGCATTCAGATCCTCGAGTCCACGCTAGGGGCTACGTTGCTAAGCCGCTCGGCGCGCGGCGTGGCGCTAACGGAGAGTGGCCAACGTTGCTATGAACACGCGCAAGCGATCCTCGCAGGTTATCAACATTTGGTCGATGACGTTACGCAACTCAAAACGCGTCCGGCAGGGATGATTCGTATCGGCTGTAGCTTTGGTTTTGGGCGCAGTTATATTGCACCGGCAATTACAGAATTGATGCACAGCTATCCTGAATTACAGGTACATTTTGAACTTTACGATCGGCAAATTGATTTGGCGCAGGATAATATCGATTTGGATATTCGTATCAATGATGAAATTCCTGATTATTATATTGCGCATTTGTTAACGAAAAATAAAAGGATATTATGCGCAGCACCGCCGTATTTACAAAAATACGGTGAGCCGACGACGTTACAGGAATTAATTCGGCATGATTGTCTGGTCACCAAAGAACGGGATATGACTCACGGGGTGTGGGAACTGGATAACGGTCAGGAGAAAAAGTCGGTTAAGGTAGCGGGACATCTTTCTTCTAACAGCGGTGAGATTGTGCTGCAGTGGGCACTACAGGGAAAAGGGATCATGCTGCGTTCTGAATGGGACGTACAACCGTTTCTGGCCAGCGGTGAGCTGGTGCGTGTGCTGTCGGACTATGCGCAGAGCGCTAATATCTGGGCGGTTTATCAGGTGCCGCTGTATCGCAGCGTGAAGCTTCGCGTGTGCGTGGAGTTTCTGGCGACGTGGTGTCAGAACCGATTAGGCAAACCGGTGGAGGGGTATCACATCCCCGAGGCCGGATAA
- the ttdA gene encoding L(+)-tartrate dehydratase subunit alpha — translation MSNQNNQHAITTLTNIVADFTAMISTRMPDDVVDKLKQLREGETSPMGKIIYHTMFDNMQKAIDLNRPACQDTGEIMFFVKVGSRFPLLGELQSILKQAVEDATVKAPLRHNAVEIFDEVNTGKNTGTGVPWITWDIIPDNDDAEIEVYMAGGGCTLPGRSKVLMPSEGYEGVVKFVFENISTLAVNACPPVLVGVGIATSVETAAVLSRKAVLRPIGSRHPNPKAAELELRLEEGLNRLGIGPQGLTGNSSVMGVHIESAARHPSTIGVAVSTGCWAHRRGTLLVHADLSFENLSHTRSAL, via the coding sequence ATGAGCAATCAAAATAACCAACATGCGATAACTACGCTGACGAACATTGTCGCCGACTTTACCGCCATGATTTCTACCCGCATGCCTGACGATGTTGTGGATAAATTAAAACAGCTGCGTGAAGGCGAAACCTCGCCGATGGGTAAAATCATCTACCACACCATGTTTGACAACATGCAGAAAGCTATCGACCTGAACCGCCCTGCCTGTCAGGACACCGGGGAAATTATGTTCTTCGTGAAGGTCGGTTCCCGTTTTCCTCTACTTGGCGAACTGCAAAGCATTCTGAAACAGGCTGTTGAAGATGCCACGGTAAAAGCGCCGCTGCGCCATAACGCGGTTGAGATTTTTGACGAAGTGAATACCGGAAAAAATACCGGTACCGGTGTGCCGTGGATCACCTGGGACATCATCCCTGATAACGATGACGCGGAAATCGAAGTCTACATGGCAGGCGGCGGCTGTACGCTGCCGGGGCGCTCGAAAGTGTTAATGCCTTCTGAAGGCTATGAAGGCGTGGTGAAATTTGTCTTCGAAAATATCTCCACGCTGGCAGTTAACGCCTGTCCTCCGGTGCTGGTGGGCGTGGGTATTGCCACCTCTGTAGAAACCGCTGCCGTGCTTTCTCGTAAAGCGGTGCTGCGCCCAATCGGATCACGCCATCCAAACCCAAAAGCGGCAGAACTGGAACTGCGCCTGGAAGAAGGACTTAACCGTCTGGGCATTGGGCCGCAAGGGTTGACCGGGAATAGCTCAGTGATGGGCGTACATATCGAATCCGCCGCGCGCCACCCGTCGACTATCGGCGTTGCCGTCTCTACCGGCTGCTGGGCGCATCGTCGCGGCACGCTGTTGGTTCATGCCGACCTCTCCTTCGAAAACCTGTCTCACACCCGGAGCGCGTTATGA
- the ttdB gene encoding L(+)-tartrate dehydratase subunit beta has translation MKKILTTPIKTEDLADIRVGDVIYLTGTLVTCRDVCHRRLIELKRPIPYDLNGKAIFHAGPIVRKNGEKWEMVSVGPTTSMRMEAFEKDFIEQTGVKLVVGKGGMGPLTEEGCKQFKSLHVIFPAGCAVVAATQVEEIEEVHWTELGMPESLWVCRVKEFGPLIVSIDTHGNNLIAENKKLFAERRDPIVEEICEHVHYIK, from the coding sequence ATGAAAAAGATCCTCACAACCCCGATCAAAACCGAAGATCTGGCAGACATTCGCGTTGGCGATGTCATTTACCTGACCGGCACGCTGGTGACCTGCCGCGACGTTTGCCACCGTCGCCTGATCGAACTGAAGCGCCCGATTCCTTATGACCTGAACGGCAAAGCCATTTTCCATGCGGGCCCGATCGTCCGTAAAAACGGTGAAAAATGGGAGATGGTCTCCGTCGGCCCAACTACCAGCATGCGTATGGAAGCGTTTGAGAAAGACTTTATCGAGCAGACGGGCGTCAAGCTGGTGGTCGGCAAAGGCGGCATGGGGCCGCTGACGGAAGAAGGCTGCAAACAGTTTAAATCACTGCACGTCATCTTCCCGGCTGGCTGTGCGGTCGTGGCGGCTACTCAGGTTGAAGAAATTGAAGAGGTACACTGGACCGAACTCGGCATGCCGGAATCTCTGTGGGTATGCCGGGTAAAAGAGTTCGGCCCGCTGATCGTTTCCATCGATACTCACGGTAATAACCTGATTGCCGAAAACAAAAAGCTGTTCGCTGAACGTCGCGATCCTATCGTCGAAGAAATCTGCGAGCACGTGCACTACATCAAATAA
- a CDS encoding anion permease has protein sequence MAPLAGWWRYLAPLVVIAIIAVLPVPTGLESHTWLYFAVFTGVIVGLILEPVPGAVIAMIGISIIAVLSPWLLFSPEQLAQDGFKFTAKSLSWAVSGFSNSVIWLIFAAFMFGTGYEKTGLGRRIALMLVKKMGHRTLFLGYAVMFSELILAPVTPSNSARGAGIIYPIIRNLPPLYNSQPNSASSRSIGSYIMWMGIVADCVTSAIFLTAMAPNLLLIGLMKGASHTALSWGDWFLGMLPLSILLVLIVPWLAYLLYPPVLKSGDQVPRWADTELKAMGPLCAREKKMLVLMVGALVLWIFGGDYIDAAMVGYSVVALMLVLRIISWDDIVSNKAAWNVFFWLASLITLATGLNNTGFITWFGKLLAGGLSGYSPMMVMVALIVVFYLLRYFFASATAYTSALAPMMIAAALAMPEIPLPVFCLMVGAAIGLGSILTPYATGPSPIYYGSGYLPTVDYWRLGAIFGLIFLVLLVITGLIWMPLVLL, from the coding sequence ATGGCACCTTTAGCTGGTTGGTGGCGATACCTGGCTCCGCTGGTGGTCATCGCCATTATTGCTGTTCTGCCCGTCCCCACCGGTCTTGAGAGTCACACCTGGCTCTATTTTGCCGTCTTTACCGGTGTGATTGTCGGGCTTATTCTGGAACCTGTACCGGGCGCGGTGATAGCGATGATTGGCATTTCGATCATCGCCGTCCTTTCACCGTGGCTGCTGTTCAGTCCGGAGCAACTCGCGCAGGACGGTTTTAAATTTACTGCCAAATCGCTGTCGTGGGCGGTATCTGGATTCTCAAACTCGGTCATCTGGCTGATCTTCGCGGCCTTTATGTTTGGTACCGGCTATGAGAAAACCGGCCTTGGTCGGCGAATCGCGCTGATGCTGGTGAAAAAGATGGGGCACCGGACGTTATTTCTCGGCTATGCGGTGATGTTCTCCGAACTTATCCTCGCTCCCGTCACGCCTTCCAACTCCGCGCGCGGAGCCGGAATAATCTACCCGATTATCCGCAACCTGCCGCCGCTGTATAACTCGCAGCCCAATAGCGCCAGTTCACGCTCCATTGGCTCGTACATCATGTGGATGGGCATTGTCGCTGACTGCGTTACCAGCGCTATTTTCTTAACGGCGATGGCACCGAATCTGCTGTTGATCGGCCTGATGAAAGGCGCGTCCCACACGGCGCTGAGCTGGGGCGACTGGTTCTTAGGCATGCTGCCGCTGAGCATTTTACTGGTGCTGATCGTGCCGTGGCTGGCGTACCTGCTGTATCCACCGGTACTGAAATCCGGCGATCAGGTTCCACGTTGGGCAGATACAGAGCTAAAAGCGATGGGACCGCTCTGCGCTCGCGAGAAAAAGATGCTGGTACTGATGGTCGGCGCGCTAGTGCTGTGGATCTTCGGCGGCGACTACATTGACGCCGCAATGGTCGGATACAGCGTGGTGGCGTTGATGCTGGTACTACGCATCATTAGCTGGGATGACATCGTCAGCAATAAAGCCGCATGGAACGTCTTTTTCTGGCTGGCCTCGCTGATAACGCTCGCCACCGGGCTCAATAACACCGGTTTTATTACCTGGTTCGGCAAGCTGCTGGCGGGAGGACTGAGCGGCTATTCGCCGATGATGGTGATGGTGGCGCTGATCGTGGTGTTCTATCTGCTGCGCTACTTCTTTGCCAGCGCCACGGCGTATACCTCTGCCCTCGCGCCGATGATGATTGCCGCCGCGCTGGCAATGCCGGAAATCCCGCTACCGGTCTTCTGCCTGATGGTCGGCGCCGCCATTGGCCTGGGCAGCATTCTGACCCCGTACGCCACCGGTCCTAGCCCTATCTACTACGGCAGCGGTTATTTGCCAACGGTGGATTACTGGCGACTCGGCGCTATTTTTGGCCTGATTTTCCTCGTGCTGCTGGTGATCACCGGTCTGATCTGGATGCCCCTCGTTTTACTGTAA